The following are from one region of the Edwardsiella tarda ATCC 15947 = NBRC 105688 genome:
- the ndk gene encoding nucleoside-diphosphate kinase: protein MTLERTFSIVKPNAVAKNVIGAIYARFEAAGLSIVAAKMVHLTREQAEGFYAEHRERPFFTGLVNFMTSGPIMVQVLEGEDAVRRNREIMGATNPENALAGTLRADYADSLTENAVHGSDSPASAEREIAYFFSADELCPRTR, encoded by the coding sequence ATGACCTTAGAACGTACCTTTTCCATCGTAAAACCGAATGCGGTTGCCAAAAATGTGATCGGCGCCATCTATGCACGCTTTGAGGCGGCAGGGTTGTCGATCGTCGCCGCTAAGATGGTGCACCTGACGCGCGAGCAGGCGGAAGGCTTCTATGCCGAGCATCGCGAGCGTCCTTTCTTTACTGGCTTGGTCAACTTTATGACCTCTGGGCCGATCATGGTACAGGTACTGGAAGGGGAGGACGCGGTTCGGCGCAACCGTGAGATCATGGGGGCAACCAACCCGGAGAATGCCTTGGCGGGCACACTGCGTGCGGATTATGCCGATAGCCTGACGGAGAATGCGGTGCATGGCTCCGATTCGCCCGCCTCCGCCGAGCGGGAGATCGCCTACTTCTTCAGCGCCGACGAGCTCTGCCCGCGCACGCGTTGA
- a CDS encoding bifunctional tRNA (adenosine(37)-C2)-methyltransferase TrmG/ribosomal RNA large subunit methyltransferase RlmN — MSDIHLNPLSAEGAPCAAQPAEKINLLDLNRKQMREFFAAMGEKPFRADQIMKWIYHYCCDDFDAMTDINKVLRAKLKQVAEIRAPEVAVEQRSSDGTIKWALQVGDQRVETVYIPEDDRATLCVSSQVGCALECKFCSTAQQGFNRNLRVSEIIGQVWRAAKIIGAQKVTGNRPITNVVMMGMGEPLLNMTNVIPAMEIMLDDFGFGLSKRRVTLSTSGVVPALDKLGDMIDVALAISLHAPNDAIRDQIVPINRKYNIETFLASVRRYLEKSNANQGRVTVEYVMLDHVNDGTEHAHQLAECLKDTPCKINLIPWNPFPGAPFGRSSNSRIDRFSKVLMEYGFTVIVRKTRGDDIDAACGQLAGEVIDRTKRTLKKQAAGEPINVREV, encoded by the coding sequence TTGTCTGATATTCATCTTAACCCACTCTCTGCCGAGGGGGCGCCTTGCGCAGCCCAGCCGGCGGAAAAAATTAACCTGCTTGATCTGAACCGTAAGCAGATGCGTGAATTCTTCGCCGCGATGGGCGAAAAACCGTTCCGTGCCGATCAGATCATGAAGTGGATCTATCATTATTGCTGCGACGACTTCGATGCGATGACCGATATCAACAAGGTGCTGCGCGCCAAGTTGAAACAGGTGGCGGAGATCCGGGCGCCGGAAGTGGCGGTGGAGCAGCGCTCCTCCGATGGCACCATCAAGTGGGCTCTCCAGGTCGGTGACCAGCGAGTCGAGACGGTCTACATTCCGGAAGACGATCGGGCCACCCTGTGTGTCTCGTCCCAGGTGGGCTGCGCGCTGGAGTGCAAATTCTGTTCGACGGCACAACAGGGCTTTAACCGTAACCTACGGGTGTCGGAAATCATCGGTCAGGTCTGGCGCGCGGCCAAGATCATTGGCGCTCAGAAGGTCACCGGCAACCGTCCGATCACCAACGTGGTGATGATGGGGATGGGTGAGCCGTTGCTCAATATGACCAACGTGATCCCGGCGATGGAGATCATGCTGGATGACTTTGGTTTCGGCCTCTCCAAGCGGCGTGTCACCCTCTCCACCTCAGGGGTGGTGCCGGCGCTGGATAAGCTGGGCGACATGATCGACGTGGCGTTGGCTATTTCGCTGCATGCCCCGAATGACGCGATCCGCGACCAGATCGTGCCGATCAACCGTAAGTACAACATCGAAACCTTCCTGGCGTCGGTGCGTCGTTACCTGGAGAAATCCAATGCCAATCAGGGGCGGGTGACGGTCGAGTATGTGATGCTGGACCATGTCAACGATGGGACGGAGCACGCCCACCAACTGGCGGAATGCCTGAAGGATACCCCATGTAAGATCAACCTGATCCCATGGAACCCCTTCCCGGGCGCGCCCTTTGGCCGCAGCTCCAACAGCCGGATCGACCGTTTTTCTAAGGTGTTGATGGAGTATGGCTTTACCGTCATCGTGCGTAAGACGCGTGGTGATGACATCGACGCGGCCTGCGGTCAGTTGGCCGGCGAGGTCATCGACCGAACCAAACGGACCCTGAAGAAGCAGGCGGCCGGGGAACCTATCAACGTGCGCGAAGTCTGA
- the pilW gene encoding type IV pilus biogenesis/stability protein PilW: MRTIRAVMSWGLAVVLAGCAERSVETSPDRAAALPLPQQAFTALARGDLPQAQQALSQLSASAPDDYRTLLLTAMYQQQRGQLQTAAQGYRQALAAAPDSATVMNNYGAFLCTLGQYVAAQQQFNAAASRSDEGWVAGAFFSAGSCFLHAARPDEARRLFIRALKADPQQGAHLLAAASQALQQGKRTEARLMLDVYNHILPASADSLWLQIRFAALDGRQTNLERYGKQLARNFPQSQQYQQFLANEY; encoded by the coding sequence ATGAGAACGATAAGGGCGGTGATGAGTTGGGGGTTGGCCGTCGTGCTGGCCGGGTGTGCTGAACGGTCAGTCGAGACCTCACCGGATCGCGCGGCGGCGTTACCGCTTCCGCAGCAGGCATTTACGGCGTTGGCACGCGGCGATCTGCCGCAGGCACAACAGGCGCTCTCACAACTCTCGGCCTCCGCGCCTGATGACTATCGTACCTTGCTGCTGACGGCGATGTATCAGCAACAGCGCGGTCAGTTGCAAACGGCCGCGCAAGGCTATCGCCAGGCACTGGCGGCGGCGCCGGACAGCGCCACCGTGATGAATAATTACGGTGCGTTTCTCTGCACTTTAGGGCAGTATGTAGCGGCGCAACAACAGTTTAACGCGGCGGCCTCCCGCTCCGATGAGGGATGGGTTGCCGGCGCATTTTTCAGCGCAGGAAGCTGCTTCTTGCATGCCGCCCGTCCCGATGAGGCGCGTAGACTTTTCATCCGTGCGTTGAAGGCGGATCCGCAGCAGGGCGCGCACCTGCTGGCGGCGGCCTCGCAAGCGCTACAACAGGGTAAGCGCACGGAAGCACGACTGATGTTGGATGTTTACAATCATATTTTACCGGCTAGCGCCGATAGTTTATGGTTACAAATCCGTTTCGCTGCGTTAGATGGGCGCCAGACGAACCTTGAACGTTATGGCAAACAACTGGCGCGAAATTTTCCACAATCCCAACAGTACCAGCAGTTCCTAGCGAATGAATACTGA
- the rodZ gene encoding cytoskeleton protein RodZ has translation MNTEASQDQAAPMSTGERLRQGRERLGLTQQQVAERLCLKLSTIRDIEEDKAPDGLVSTFVRGYIRAYAKLVQIPEQEIAPLLAKQAPVRAVKMAPMQSFSLGKRRKKREGWLMTFTWLVIFVVIGITGSWWWQNHKAQQQDIVEMADESSAQLAKQQQAQPVDLSASAASAADDAAASTASSSQPATPIAPTSSDSAAPAAQGESTPPAVNAANGSAQATPAPSATTAPGAVVAPSQADVTPLSTALPTAAASVAAGSEAASTQPLVMHFNDKCWLEVRDASGKILFSGLQPAGAKLELSGKAPYRLKIGAPAAVQIQYLGKPVDLSRFIKSSQVARLTLDAQPAAAN, from the coding sequence ATGAATACTGAAGCCTCCCAAGATCAAGCAGCACCGATGAGCACTGGCGAGCGTCTGCGCCAGGGCCGTGAACGTTTAGGGCTTACCCAGCAGCAGGTGGCAGAACGCCTGTGTCTGAAGCTCTCGACAATACGAGATATCGAAGAAGACAAGGCCCCCGATGGCTTAGTGTCAACCTTCGTCCGTGGCTATATCCGCGCCTATGCCAAGCTGGTACAGATCCCCGAGCAGGAGATCGCACCGCTGCTGGCCAAGCAGGCACCGGTCCGGGCGGTAAAAATGGCGCCGATGCAAAGCTTTTCGCTGGGCAAGCGGCGTAAGAAACGCGAAGGCTGGTTGATGACCTTCACCTGGCTGGTGATCTTTGTGGTAATTGGCATCACCGGGTCATGGTGGTGGCAGAACCATAAGGCTCAGCAGCAGGATATCGTCGAGATGGCCGATGAGTCCTCGGCGCAGCTGGCGAAACAGCAGCAGGCTCAGCCCGTCGACTTGTCCGCCTCCGCGGCGTCGGCGGCGGATGACGCGGCGGCCAGCACGGCATCCTCCTCCCAGCCTGCGACCCCTATCGCCCCGACCAGCAGCGATAGCGCGGCCCCGGCGGCGCAGGGTGAGAGCACCCCTCCGGCCGTCAACGCCGCCAACGGGAGCGCGCAAGCGACTCCGGCACCGAGCGCGACGACGGCACCCGGCGCGGTAGTGGCGCCGAGCCAAGCCGATGTCACGCCGTTATCTACGGCGTTGCCGACGGCGGCGGCTAGCGTTGCGGCAGGGAGCGAGGCGGCGAGCACACAGCCTCTGGTCATGCACTTTAACGACAAGTGCTGGCTGGAAGTGCGTGATGCCAGCGGTAAGATCCTGTTCAGCGGCTTGCAACCGGCAGGGGCGAAGCTCGAACTTTCCGGTAAGGCGCCTTACCGTCTGAAGATCGGCGCGCCAGCGGCGGTGCAGATCCAGTATCTGGGCAAGCCGGTCGATCTGAGTCGTTTTATCAAGTCAAGCCAGGTTGCCCGTTTGACGTTAGACGCACAACCTGCGGCGGCTAACTGA
- the ispG gene encoding flavodoxin-dependent (E)-4-hydroxy-3-methylbut-2-enyl-diphosphate synthase produces the protein MHNASPIKRRKSTRINVGSVPIGDGAPIAVQSMTNTRTTDVAATVAQIRALERVGVDIVRVSVPTMEAAEAFKLIKQQAQVPLVADIHFDYRIALKVAEYGVDCLRINPGNIGNESRIRSVVDCARERGIPIRIGVNAGSLEKDIQEKYGEPTPQALLESAMRHVDILDRLNFDQFKVSVKASDVFLAVGAYRLLAERIDQPLHLGITEAGGARSGSVKSAIGLGMLLAEGIGDTLRVSLAADPVEEVKVGFDILKSLRIRSRGINFIACPTCSRQEFDVIGTVNALEQRLEDIVTPMDVSIIGCVVNGPGEALVSTLGVTGGHNKSGFYEDGVRQKERFDNSAIIDQLEAKIRAKAAQLDEKMRIGITQLDA, from the coding sequence ATGCATAACGCATCCCCCATCAAGCGCCGTAAATCGACGCGTATCAATGTCGGCAGTGTGCCGATCGGTGACGGCGCTCCGATTGCCGTCCAGTCTATGACCAACACCCGTACCACCGATGTGGCGGCGACGGTGGCCCAGATCCGCGCCTTGGAGCGGGTCGGGGTCGATATCGTGCGGGTCTCGGTGCCGACCATGGAGGCGGCCGAGGCCTTTAAGCTGATTAAGCAGCAGGCCCAGGTGCCGCTGGTGGCGGATATCCACTTCGACTACCGCATCGCCTTGAAGGTGGCGGAGTACGGCGTGGACTGCCTGCGCATTAACCCCGGCAACATCGGCAACGAGAGTCGCATCCGTTCGGTGGTCGACTGCGCGCGTGAGCGCGGTATTCCCATCCGTATCGGGGTGAACGCCGGCTCGCTGGAGAAGGATATCCAGGAGAAGTATGGCGAACCGACGCCGCAGGCGTTGCTGGAGTCGGCCATGCGTCATGTCGACATTCTGGATCGGCTCAACTTCGATCAGTTCAAGGTCAGCGTGAAGGCCTCCGACGTCTTCTTGGCGGTCGGGGCGTATCGCCTATTGGCGGAGCGTATCGATCAACCGCTGCATCTGGGGATCACCGAGGCGGGCGGCGCCCGTAGTGGCTCCGTCAAGTCGGCGATCGGGCTGGGCATGCTGTTGGCGGAAGGGATCGGCGATACCTTGCGTGTGTCGCTGGCCGCCGATCCGGTGGAAGAGGTCAAGGTCGGGTTCGACATCCTCAAGTCGCTGCGTATCCGTTCTCGCGGCATCAACTTCATCGCCTGCCCGACCTGTTCGCGTCAGGAGTTTGACGTGATCGGCACGGTGAATGCGTTGGAGCAGCGTCTGGAAGATATCGTCACGCCGATGGATGTCTCCATCATTGGCTGTGTAGTTAACGGCCCGGGCGAGGCGTTGGTCTCGACGCTGGGGGTGACAGGCGGCCATAATAAGAGCGGGTTTTACGAAGATGGCGTGCGTCAGAAAGAGCGTTTCGACAACAGCGCCATCATCGATCAGTTGGAGGCGAAGATCCGCGCCAAGGCGGCGCAGTTGGATGAGAAGATGCGAATCGGCATCACCCAACTGGACGCCTAA
- the hisS gene encoding histidine--tRNA ligase, translated as MAKNIQAIRGMNDYLPADTALWQPIEAALKQVLASYGYSEIRLPIVEQTPLFKRAIGEVTDVVEKEMYTFEDRNGDSLTLRPEGTAGCVRAGIEHGLLYNQEQRLWYIGPMFRHERPQKGRYRQFHQLGAEVFGLAGPDIDAEIIMMTARWWKVLGIAEHVALELNSIGSLEARANYRDALVAYLEQYKDQLDEDCKRRMYSNPLRVLDSKNPDVQALLNDAPRLSDYLDEESRTHFAGLCRLLDDAGIAYTVNERLVRGLDYYNRTVFEWVTNSLGAQGTVCAGGRYDGLVAQLGGHATPAVGFAMGLERLVLLVQAVNPDFLPQRTVDVYLIAVGEGTQSAAMRLAEQLRDALPQMRLMTNYGGGNFKKQFARADKWGARIALVLGESEVQSGQVNVKCLASGEQQSVAQDQAAALLATMLG; from the coding sequence GTGGCTAAGAATATCCAGGCCATTCGTGGCATGAACGACTATCTGCCGGCAGACACGGCGCTGTGGCAGCCGATCGAGGCGGCGCTCAAGCAGGTGCTGGCCAGCTACGGCTACAGCGAGATCCGTTTGCCGATTGTAGAGCAGACCCCGTTATTCAAACGCGCCATCGGCGAAGTGACCGATGTGGTTGAGAAAGAAATGTATACCTTCGAAGACCGCAATGGCGACAGCCTGACGCTGCGTCCAGAAGGGACCGCGGGTTGCGTGCGCGCCGGGATCGAGCATGGTCTGCTGTACAATCAGGAGCAGCGTCTGTGGTACATCGGGCCGATGTTCCGTCATGAGCGTCCGCAGAAGGGGCGCTATCGCCAGTTCCATCAGTTGGGTGCCGAGGTGTTTGGCCTCGCCGGTCCAGACATCGATGCCGAAATCATCATGATGACCGCTCGCTGGTGGAAAGTGTTGGGCATCGCCGAGCACGTGGCGTTGGAACTGAACTCCATCGGCTCGCTGGAGGCGCGCGCTAACTATCGCGATGCGCTGGTCGCTTATCTGGAGCAGTATAAAGATCAGCTGGACGAAGACTGCAAACGTCGCATGTACAGCAACCCGTTGCGTGTGCTGGATTCGAAGAATCCCGACGTGCAGGCGCTGTTGAACGATGCCCCGCGTCTGTCAGATTATCTGGACGAGGAGTCTCGCACCCACTTCGCCGGGCTATGCCGCCTGCTGGACGACGCCGGTATTGCCTACACGGTGAATGAACGCCTGGTGCGTGGCTTGGACTACTATAACCGTACCGTATTCGAGTGGGTGACGAACAGCCTGGGCGCCCAGGGCACCGTCTGTGCCGGTGGCCGTTACGATGGTCTGGTGGCGCAATTGGGCGGCCACGCCACACCGGCGGTCGGCTTCGCCATGGGGCTGGAGCGTCTGGTGCTGCTGGTACAAGCGGTTAACCCGGACTTCCTGCCGCAGCGTACGGTCGATGTCTACCTGATCGCCGTCGGCGAGGGGACCCAGAGCGCGGCGATGCGCCTGGCCGAGCAGCTGCGTGATGCGCTGCCGCAGATGCGTCTGATGACTAACTACGGCGGCGGTAACTTTAAGAAGCAGTTCGCTCGTGCCGACAAGTGGGGCGCCCGTATCGCCCTGGTGCTGGGAGAGAGCGAAGTGCAGAGCGGTCAGGTGAATGTGAAGTGCCTGGCAAGCGGCGAACAGCAGAGCGTGGCGCAGGATCAGGCCGCGGCGTTGTTGGCGACCATGTTGGGCTAA
- a CDS encoding YfgM family protein, giving the protein MEVYSTENEQVDAIRHFLQEYGKTLVVGVVIGVGALFGWRYWANHQQAGMAQASQTYQQASEALSGGKQDGVALSEAFIKENANNYGVLAALQLAQHEVDKAEFSKAQSQLAWAAGQAKDENLKALSDLRLARVQLQDNQLDAALKTLDGVTAKGWQALAQDVRGDVLLKKGDAKGAREAYSKGLAEGASQSLQALLRMKLNNLSS; this is encoded by the coding sequence GTGGAAGTCTATAGCACAGAGAACGAACAGGTTGATGCCATCCGCCATTTCTTGCAAGAGTATGGTAAAACGCTGGTGGTCGGGGTGGTGATCGGCGTCGGCGCACTGTTTGGCTGGCGTTATTGGGCCAACCATCAACAGGCCGGCATGGCGCAGGCTTCCCAAACTTACCAGCAGGCCAGTGAGGCGCTGAGCGGCGGCAAGCAGGATGGGGTCGCGCTCAGCGAGGCCTTCATCAAAGAGAACGCCAATAACTATGGTGTCTTGGCTGCGCTTCAGCTGGCGCAACACGAGGTCGATAAGGCCGAGTTTAGCAAGGCGCAGAGCCAGTTAGCCTGGGCGGCAGGACAGGCAAAGGATGAAAACCTGAAGGCGCTGAGCGATCTACGTCTGGCGCGGGTACAACTACAGGATAACCAACTGGATGCCGCGCTGAAGACCCTGGATGGCGTCACCGCCAAAGGGTGGCAGGCGTTGGCTCAGGATGTGCGCGGTGATGTGTTGCTGAAGAAGGGTGACGCCAAGGGCGCGCGCGAGGCCTACAGCAAAGGGCTGGCAGAGGGGGCCTCTCAGTCATTGCAGGCGCTACTGCGAATGAAACTGAATAATTTATCCAGTTAA